The Microplitis mediator isolate UGA2020A chromosome 10, iyMicMedi2.1, whole genome shotgun sequence genomic sequence GGAGAACGCCCTGGCACGCGCCACACTCAAACTCGAACCTTCGCATCGTGAGGACGAGCTCTCAAGTTATTTCGATTTTATaacaaactaaaattttatttaaaaaaatttaaacctctcaggtaaaataaaacaagttcGAGCatttcattgaaataaaagtaaCGTAGAGTAAAAAAGTCGACAGTGATGATAATACAatcgataattataattttactatatatttttttactttgacactcgaaaaaatatttaaaaaagttaagtgATTGATGTCCATGTGATGTGCATTGTCTGAGTTTAAAACCCGCCGAAGGACACTTTCTTCGCGCGGGTAATCTGTTATTCTCATATGCTCAGTATTAAATAAAGtgtacaatttatataaatttaataaaggaaactatactttttaaattatatttacaatggCTTTGCTGTCAAATCAAGGAATGTATCATCAATCAACCGACATGATTAACAATTATCAAACCCCAACGAGATCTTACGATCCACTCTATCCATCACCATACAACTCACCAGACTACGACAATTTGCCAGCTAACTACAGGGATCATTATACCGCGAATGTTAATAATCTTACGCCTAGAAGAGATTTAGAAAATATCGAGTTTCCAAGTGATCAATGCCATGAGTATGCTAAAACTCCAGAAGGATATGAAAGAGAGCCTTACGGTGTCCTTACACCTTTAACTCCACAAAAGTAAGTCATGGATTtatgatatatattattattatttcaataatctCATAtaagatgaataaaaaaatatatatttatgtttacaGATTTGTAACTCATGGCTCTCTTGAACACGTCACATCACCACGTTCTACGTTGTATGAAGACAACTCAATGGAGTGTCAGGTACCTGTTTATTGCTATGAGACACCACCACAAGAACCCAGATACCTCATTGACAATGACACGTGTCAACGGAGCAGCGCAGACGCAAGGAAAAATTATTGGGAACCTGTTGCAAGCCAAGTATGtatcagttttttttctcagacggaaaagtaaaaattgaacTGACGTTAACTGAATTTTGATTGATTGGTTGCATTGctaattgtatttaaaattttctaaagggTCAAGATTCGCCGACTTCGAGCCCaagaagaggaagaagaagaTCTCGCAACGTACCGCCCTCACCTAGTATCGTAAAACGCCGAAGGTTGGCAGCAAACGCACGAGAAAGACGTCGCATGAATGGCCTCAATGACGCATTTGATAAACTGCGCGAAGTGGTACCGAGTTTTGGCGCCGACCACAAATTGAGCAAATATGAAACTCTTCAGATGGCCCAGAGCTACATCGTCGCTCTATGCGAATTATTAGAACAGCACGACGgtaaagtttgaaattttcttagcgaaatttatatttttgtaaagacaaataaaaatatgtttagttttataattgtattattaattgaatttatggagggcaagtttatttttgtagaaaaaaaaaaactagttgattaattgtaaatttgcATGTTAAGAACTCgtcgatttttaatttaattatttatctgtatatttattagtttgaTTTATTTGTTAACTGCTGAAACAGCTAAAAATCCAAAGAGtgtgcaaaaataaaaatattactcgGCACTTGATAGAatgattttatgaaatttttccaaaGTGCCTAATGtatattgtatttttaattataatttatttatttaattagttaattataaattatttagtttcaattttaaaattcatttagaaaatatgtaattaattaaatttctgttcattgtatgtaaaattttttttgcatgtatctatttattaattttgattgtcaattgtatttatttttaaatagtttgtgtttttaatttattttctagtcaaatgccatcatgtttatttcaatgactttataatatttaagaaaaaaaaataataattagtaattaaatataaatatattgtaataaggtaagaataataaatataataattataataaaatgttaaatgtATGACAGGGTTGAAATTCTTTGTCCGAAGAAATTGTAAATTGACggttatgtattttattaaagaCATTATTgtactaattttaaataaactttttcattttcctaaagaaatcttttgtGGCCAAATTAAATACCAGCAACATATGTAATTACACCAAACAAGTAaacgaaataatattttcttatcCCTCATATTATTGTTGCCTTTATTTTCCTCCCCTATTTGTaatgaaagaataaataagTTACTTTCGTACTTCCTTTCGTCTGCAACCTACTTCCGGTTTTTCTCAATCGCCCGTGAGTTAAACTATCATCAGTAACAATAAACACTCTGCATAATTTTAGATGAGACTTTAATCACGAGATCCCCcgagtcaaataaaaaattctagtttagtcctcaaaagcctcaattcctttgatgttttatttgccgttcagaaagtaactctactttagtactcaaaatcctcaatgaaaACTATGAAgtctaaattttgaattataactaAGGCCTCAAAATTCTCAatgaatatataattatagttcggactttgaaaaattttggacAGAAAAGAgaggggagagaatacgtcgaaagagacttttgaggttcaaatgttagattaaattattcctgtatgttttgagtattttgaggctcaatccagattatgttattccagtttagttctcgcaaagtggtaaaattggtTGTAACcactactttgaggactaaactattaggataactttctatactgttgtcaatcttaaaattctaaatcaatcctcaaaaaccttattgagaactttgagactcAAATCTGAATTTACCCGtacgaaaaaagtatatatccggGATATATACGGACAAAACTGAaa encodes the following:
- the LOC130676612 gene encoding basic helix-loop-helix transcription factor amos-like; the encoded protein is MALLSNQGMYHQSTDMINNYQTPTRSYDPLYPSPYNSPDYDNLPANYRDHYTANVNNLTPRRDLENIEFPSDQCHEYAKTPEGYEREPYGVLTPLTPQKFVTHGSLEHVTSPRSTLYEDNSMECQVPVYCYETPPQEPRYLIDNDTCQRSSADARKNYWEPVASQGQDSPTSSPRRGRRRSRNVPPSPSIVKRRRLAANARERRRMNGLNDAFDKLREVVPSFGADHKLSKYETLQMAQSYIVALCELLEQHDGKV